The proteins below are encoded in one region of Bacteriovorax sp. Seq25_V:
- a CDS encoding PepSY-associated TM helix domain-containing protein: MKRATLIKIHLYLSAIFTPFILLMAFTGTAYLMNFKGSVTEKVVETVESESPVTESLIENELKRIDPEYSYEYTKKSPNGFFTRPTTRDYYSFEKQDNQIIVKKVTPSFLRKIIEIHKGHGPGLLKLVEKILGVGLILILISGVWLALTIKRDMKITLILMGVGSVILAILALL; the protein is encoded by the coding sequence ATGAAAAGAGCTACACTTATTAAAATCCACTTATATCTATCAGCTATTTTTACACCTTTTATATTACTCATGGCATTTACAGGAACTGCATATCTAATGAATTTCAAAGGTTCTGTAACTGAGAAGGTCGTTGAGACAGTAGAGTCGGAATCGCCTGTGACAGAATCTCTAATTGAAAATGAATTAAAAAGAATTGATCCTGAATATTCATATGAATACACAAAGAAATCACCAAATGGCTTTTTTACGAGACCTACAACAAGAGATTATTATTCTTTTGAAAAGCAAGACAATCAGATCATTGTGAAGAAAGTTACGCCAAGTTTTTTAAGAAAGATTATTGAAATTCATAAAGGCCATGGCCCAGGCTTATTAAAGTTAGTGGAGAAAATACTAGGTGTCGGTCTAATCCTTATTCTTATTTCTGGAGTTTGGCTTGCACTCACAATTAAAAGAGATATGAAAATTACATTGATACTGATGGGGGTTGGCTCAGTAATCCTTGCTATTTTAGCATTGCTTTAA